In Rhizobium sp. BG4, the genomic stretch CTCGAAAGCCTTCGTTTCCACTTATTCGAAGGCGCTGGCGCGCGAGCTTGCCCCTGACATGATCCGGGTCAATTGCGTTTCGCCGGGTACGATCGAAACCGACTTCCATGAGCGCTATTCGTCGCGCGAAAAGCTTGAGGCGACACGCAAGACCATACCGTTGCAACGGCTCGGAACCTCCGAGGATTGCGCCCCCGCCTACCTGTTTCTGGCCGCGCCTTCCTTAGCGGGCTACATCACCGGGCAAGTTCTGGAGATCAATGGCGGCCAGCTTATCTGCTGATTTACTTGGACTATTTTTGGTATTTTAGTAAAATTGCGCAGTATATCGGTCTGAATATGGTATCGCTTGGGCCCGTCCCAACCCGTCCATCAGAGAATCCGAATGCGCTTGCCTACAACTGCGCCGGGAACAGCCGGTCAGGAACTGCAGAAGCTTGCCGAAAAAGCTCACGAAGCGAGCAGCCTCCTGAAGGCAATGGCACATCAGACGCGCCTTCTTATTCTCTGCATTCTCGCCGAGCAGGAAAAGACCGTCAGCGAGATCGAGGAACTGCTTGGGGTGCAGCAGGCCATGGTATCGCAGCAGCTCGCGCGGCTGCGCATGGAAGGACTGGTCAACACCCGTCGCGAAGGGCGTCTCGTCTATTACAGCCTCGGCAATGACAGCGTCGCATCCTTCCTGGATTCGCTTTTCGCCATGTTTCCGGCGCCCGCTGCCCGTTGAGGCAGGTCTTGCTAAGCTTATGATGTCCCGCCAAAGATGCCCGGACGCACAGTTCGGCAGGAGGCCGGATGATCGACAAGCTGGAATTCTTCATAGCTCTTGCCAATGAAAAGCATTTCGGCCGCGCCGCCGAAGAATGCGGTGTTTCGCAGCCGACGCTATCAGCCGCGATCCGGCAGCTGGAAGACCAGCTCGGCGTGATGCTGGTGCAGCGCGGCTCGCGTTTTCAGGGGCTGACGCCGGAAGGGCAGCGCGTGCTCGAATGGGCACGCCGCATCGTCGGCGATACGCGCACCATGCGCGAGGAAATGCGCACGGCCCGCAAGGGTCTTTCCGGACACCTGCGGATCGCCTCCATTCCAACGGCTTTGGCGATGCTGCCGCGGATCACCACGCCGTTTCAGGAACGCCATCCTGACGTGACCTTCTCGATCGTCTCGCGCAATTCTCTGCAGGTTCTCAGCATGCTTGAAAATCTCGAGATCGATGCGGGTGTCACCTATCTCGAAAACGAGCCGCTAGGGCGGGTGACGGCCGTGCCGCTTTATGCCGAGCGCTACAATCTGATCACCGCGGCCGGCAGCCCGCTTTCGGATCGCGAAACTGTGACCTGGCGTGAGGTTGGCAATCTTCGGCTTTGTCTATTGACCGCAGACATGCAGAACCGCCGTATCATCAACCGGCATCTGGCCGAAGCTGGGGCCACAGCGCATCCGACGCTCGAATCAGGATCGATGATCGTCTTGTTTTCCCACGTTCGAACGGGGCGCTGGGCGAGCATCATGCCGCGAAATGTCGCGGAATCATTCGGTTTTCCTGCCGAAATCCGGATGATCCCGATTGTCGAGCCCGAGGCCGATCATCTTGTTGGCCTGGTTGCGACGCATCGCGAGCCGTTCACGCCACTCGTCTCTGCGCTGTTGCATGAAGCAAGGATTCTCGCGGAGAGCGAAGATCTTTGATAGGAAAATCCTATCAACTGACGGAACAGCTTTATTGATCGGTTGCATGTTCCCTGAGACACTTCCTGTCACAATGTCATACCAAGCTGGGGGAGCATGGTGTGACGGCTGATAACGGGAAGCCTCGGGAGGCCTGCCACAATGAATGCTCACGTCGCCAATGGCGATATTGCCGAGCGCACCCGCGCGATCGTCTCGCACCTTCGTTCCCTCGAAGGCCCGCTCCTTCCAATCTTGCATGAAGTCCAGGATGAGTTCGGTTATGTGCCGCAGGAAGCGCTTCCTGTCATTGCGCATGAGCTGAACCTGTCGCGCGCCGAAGTGCATGGCGTGGTGACCTTCTATCACGACTATCGCGACCATCCTGCAGGCCGCCACGTCCTGAAGCTCTGTCGGGCCGAGGCCTGTCAGTCGATGGGCGGCGACGCCGTGGCTGAGCGGGTCAAGAAGCTTCTCGGCATCGATTTTCACCAGACGACGCTCGATGGCAGCGTGACGCTGGAGCCGGTCTACTGTCTCGGGCTTTGCGCCTGCGCCCCGGCGGCAATGCTCGACGGCGAGCTCTATGGCCGCATCGATGACGAGACCATTGCCGAATTCGCAGCGGAGGTTCGGCGATGACCGTCAAGATTTTCGTTCCGCGCGATGCAGCTGCACTTTCGCTCGGCGCCGACAAGGTTGCCAAGGCGATCGCTTCAGAAGTTGCAGCACGCGGCCTCGATGTGAAGCTGGTACGCAACGGCTCGCGCGGTATGCTCTGGCTGGAACCTCTCGTCGAAGTGGAAGTCGACGGTAGGCGTATCGGCTATGGTCCTGTGAAGGCCAAGGATGTCGCCGGATTGTTCGAGGCTGGGCTTGTGTCGGGTGGCGATCACGCGCTCTGTCTTGGGGAGGTCGAAAGCCTCCCATTCCTCAAGGAACAGACCCGCCTGACTTTCGCCCGCTGCGGCATCACCGATCCGCTGTCGCTCGAAGATTACGAGGCGCATGGCGGTCTTGCCGGGCTCCGGCGCGCGGCCGCGATGGCGTCTGCCGATATCGTCAAGGAAGTCACCGATTCCGGTCTGCGCGGCCGTGGCGGCGCGGGTTTCCCGACCGGCATCAAGTGGAAGACGGTTCTCGACGCCCAGGGTCCGCGCAAATACATCGTCTGCAACGCCGACGAGGGCGATAGCGGTACCTTTGCCGACCGGATGATCATGGAAGGTGACCCCTTCGTGCTGATCGAAGGGATGGCGATTGCGGGTCTCGCGACGGGCGCCACCAAGGGCTTCGTCTATACGCGCTCGGAATATCCGCATGCGATCGCCGCGATGACGGCGGCGGTCGAAATCGCCCGCAAGGCCGGCGTGCTCGGTCCGTCGGTCATGGGCTCGGGCAAGGCCTTCGATATCGAAGTGCGTATGGGAGCCGGCGCCTATGTCTGCGGCGAGGAAACGGCACTGCTGAACAGCCTGGAAGGCAAGCGCGGCATCGTGCGTGCCAAGCCGCCGCTGCCGGCGCACAAGGGCTTGTTCGCATCGCCGACCGTCATCAACAACGTGATTTCGCTGGCGTCAGTGCCTGTCATTCTCGACAAGGGCGCTGCCTTCTATCGCGACTTCGGCATGGGCCGTTCGCGCGGCACCATCCCGCTGCAGATCGCCGGAAACGTCAAGCATGGCGGTCTCTATGAGACGGCCTTCGGCCTGTCGCTCGGCGATATCGTCGACAAGATCGGCGGTGGCACGGCGACGGGACGGCCGGTCAAGGCGGTACAGGTCGGCGGCCCGCTCGGTGCTTATTTCCCGCGCGCGCTTTTCGACACGCCGTTCGACTATGAGGCCTTTGCCGCCAAGGACGGACTGATCGGCCATGCCGGCATCGTCGTCTTCGACGACACGGCCGACATGCTGAAGCAGGCGCGTTTCGCCATGGAATTCTGCGCGGTCGAAAGCTGCGGCAAGTGCACGCCCTGCCGCATCGGTTCTACGCGCGGCGTGGAGACGGCCGACAAGATTGCCCAGGGGATCGAACCCGAAAAGAACCGGGCGCTGCTCACCGATCTCTGCAACACGATGAAATTCGGCTCGCTCTGTGCTTTGGGCGGCTTCACCCCATATCCGGTGATGAGTGCGATGACGCACTTCCCGGACGATTTCGCTCCCACACCCCTTATCGAAGCGGCGGAGTAAAGACCCATGTCTCTCGTTTACGAAATTGACTACGGAACGCCGGCTTCGAAATCCGAAGCCATGGTCACGCTGACCATCGATGGCCGCGAAATCACCGTGCCGGAGGGCACGTCGATCATGCGCGCTTCGATGGAAGCCGGGATACAGGTGCCGAAGCTCTGCGCCACCGATATGGTCGATGCCTTCGGTTCCTGCCGCCTCTGTCTCGTCGAGATCGAAGGCCGCAACGGAACGCCTGCGTCCTGCACCACGCCGGTTGCCGCCGGTCTCGTGGTTCATACGCAAACGGGCCGACTGAAGGATATCCGCCGCGGCGTCATGGAGCTCTACATCTCCGACCATCCGCTCGACTGTCTGACCTGCGCTGCAAACGGCGATTGCGAATTGCAGGACATGGCGGGTGCCGTCGGCCTGCGTGACGTTCGCTACGGCTATGAGGGCGACAATCACGTCAAGGCGCGCAGCAATGGCGAGATCAATCTGAAATGGATGCCGAAGGACGAGTCGAATCCGTACTTCACCTATGATCCGTCGAAATGCATCGTCTGCTCGCGCTGCGTTCGTGCCTGCGAGGAAGTGCAGGGCACCTTCGCGCTGACGATCGAGGGGCGTGGTTTCGGATCGCGCGTTTCGCCCGGCATGCACGAGCATTTCCTCGATTCCGAATGCGTTTCCTGCGGCGCCTGTGTGCAGGCCTGCCCGACGGCGACGCTGACGGAAAAATCGGTCATCGCCATCGGCCAGCCGGAACATTCGGCCGTCACCACCTGCGCCTATTGCGGCGTCGGCTGCTCGTTCAAGGCGGAAATGCGCGGCGAAGAGCTGGTGCGCATGGTTCCCTGGAAGGATGGCCAGGCGAACCGCGGCCATTCCTGCGTCAAGGGCCGCTTCGCCTACGGCTATTCGACACACAAGGACCGTATCCTCAACCCGATGATCCGCGAGAAGGTCACTGATCCCTGGCGGGAAGTGACCTGGGACGAGGCCTATGCGCATGTCGCCTCCGAGTTCAAGCGCATCCAGTATCAGTATGGCCGCGAAGCGGTCGGCGGCATTACCTCGTCGCGCTGCACCAACGAGGAGACCTTCCTCGTCCAGAAGCTGATCCGCGCCGGCTTCGGCAATAACAATGTCGATACCTGCGCCCGCGTCTGCCATTCGCCGACCGGCTACGGTCTCGGCCAGGCCTTCGGCACCTCGGCAGGCACGCAGAATTTCGACAGCGTCGAGCATTCCGATGTCGTGGTCGTCATCGGCGCCAATCCGACGGATGGCCATCCGGTCTTCGGTTCGCGTCTGAAAAAGCGGCTGCGTCAGGGCGCCAAGCTGATCGTCATCGACCCCCGTCGCATCGATCTGGTGCGCACGCCACATGTCGAGGCGGCCTATCACCTGCCGCTGAAGCCCGGCACCAACGTTGCGGTCATGACGGCGCTGGCGCATGTCATCGTCACCGAAGGCCTGTTCAACGAGAAATTCATCCGCGAGCGCTGCGACTGGTCGGAATTCGAAGATTGGGCGGCCTTCGTTTCGGAACCGCAGCATAGCCCCGAGGAGACCGAGAAGTTCACCGGCGTTCCGGCGGCCGATCTGCGCGGCGCGGCGCGGCTCTATGCGCTCGGCGGCAATGGCGCGATCTATTACGGCCTCGGCGTCACTGAGCACAGCCAGGGCTCGACGACGGTCATGGCGATCGCCAACCTCGCCATGGTGACCGGCAATATCGGCCGCGAAGGCGTCGGCGTGAACCCGCTGCGTGGCCAGAACAACGTGCAGGGCTCCTGCGATATGGGCTCGTTCCCGCACGAGCTGCCGGGCTACCGCCATATCTCCGATGACGCGACCCGCGATGTCTTCGAGAAGCTCTGGGGCGTTAAGCTCAACAATGAGCCGGGCCTGCGCATTCCGAACATGCTGGACGCGGCTGTCGATGGCACGTTCAAGGGCCTCTATATCCAGGGCGAGGACATTCTGCAGTCCGACCCCGACACCAAACACGTGGCGGCGGGTCTCGCAGCGATGGAATGCGTCGTCGTGCAGGATCTCTTCCTCAACGAGACCGCCAACTATGCGCATGTCTTCCTGCCCGGCTCGACCTTCCTGGAGAAGGACGGCACCTTCACCAATGCCGAGCGCCGCATCAACCGCGTGCGCAGGGTGATGACGCCGAAGAACGGTTATGCCGATTGGGAAGTGACGCAGAAGCTCGCCCAGGCGATGGGCCTTAACTGGAACTACAAGCATCCATCCGAGATCATGGACGAGATCGCCGCGACGACGCCGAGCTTTGCGATGGTCTCTTACGACTATCTCGAAAAGATGGGCTCGGTTCAGTGGCCGTGCAACGAGAAGCATCCCGAGGGATCGCCGATCATGCATGTCGATGGTTTCGTTCGCGGTAAGGGCAAGTTCATCCGCACGGAATATGTCGCGACCGACGAACGGACTGGCCCGCGCTTTCCGCTGCTGCTCACCACCGGCCGCATTCTCAGCCAGTACAATGTCGGGGCACAGACGCGCCGTACCGATAACGTTGCCTGGCATCCGGAAGACCGGCTGGAAATCCATCCGCATGACGCCGAGCAGCGTGGCATTCGCGATGGCGACTGGATCAAGCTGCAGAGCCGCTCCGGCGATACGACGCTGCGGTCGCTGATCACCGAGCGCGTGGCGCCTGGTGTAGTCTACACGACCTTCCACCACCCGACGACGCAGGCGAACGTCATCACCACCGACTTCTCCGACTGGGCGACCAACTGCCCGGAATACAAGGTGACGGCGGTGCAGGTTTCGCCGTCCAACGGGCCGACGGAATGGCAGCTCGAATATGACGAGCAGGCCCGCCAGAGCCGCCGCATCTCCGGCAAGATGGAGGCCGCGGAGTAATGCCCGACCGGCACACACGCATCTCCGTCAGCCGCATCGCCCGCAAGGGCGGTGTGGTCATGCCGGGCGAGCGGATCGTGCCGGAAGAAGTACCGATCGCCTTCTCCTATGGCGGCAGTTCTCATGCTGTGATGATGGCGACGCCGGATGATCTCGAGGATTTCGCCGTCGGTTTCAGCCTGACGGAAGGCATCATCAGCTCGATGGAGCAGATCTCCTCGGTCGAGGCCGTCGATAGCGAGATCGGCATCGACGTGCAGATCATGCTTGCCGATGACGTCGAGGACGCTCTGCGCGCCCGGCGCCGAAGCATGGCGGGGCCGGTCGGCTGCGGGCTCTGCGGCATCGAGTCGATCGAGCAGGCGGTGCGCAAGGTGCCGGATGTGTCCGATACCGGTTTGATGCTCACGCATGCCGATATCGTGCGGGCGGCTTCGCTGCTGAACGAGACGCAGCCGCTGCATCGTGAAACCCGGGCCGTCCATGGCGCAGGATTCTATCTCCCCGGCGAAGGGCTTCTTGCCGTCCGCGAGGATGTCGGCCGTCACAATGCGCTCGACAAGCTCTGTGGCGCGGTGATCCGTTCGGGGCGAACCGGCGCCGGTGGTGCCGTCCTCGTTACCAGCCGTATTTCGGTCGAGATGGTGCAGAAGACGGCGATCCTGGGCGCATCGATCCTGATCGCCATCTCGGCGCCTACAGCGCTTGCCATCCGCACGGCCGAAGAAGCCGGAATGACGCTTGTTGCGCTGGTGCGCGGCGACGATTTCGAGATTTTCACCCATCCAGACCGCATCTCGCCCGAAAGCATCGCCGATGTCGCATGATACCCGTTCCAAGCTGGTCTACATGGCCAATCAGATTGCCACTTTTTTCAAGACCCAGCCGGCCAACGAGGCGGCTCAGGGAGTTGCTACGCATATCAATAAATTCTGGGAGCCGCGCATGCGGCACCAATTTTTCGAGATTCTGGAGCAGGAGAATAACGGTTTCGATCCCTTGGTGATCGAGGCGTCTTCCCTGATCCGCAAGCCCGAGCCGGCGGAGCCTATCCGGCAGTAAACATCGTTTCGCGCAAGGGGGGACGCAGGTTGTCATTGCCTGTTCGAGCGCGATTCATGTCAGCAAGGTCAGATCCAGGAGGAACTTATTCATGACCGCAGCGGATACATCAGGAGCAGGGGTAGTAGCGGGCGCTGGCCTGCTTGATCGTGAGCGAATAATTGCGCAACCGGGGTTCAACCGCTGGCTCGTGCCGCCGGCCGCACTCGCCATTCATCTGTGCATCGGCATGGCATACGGCTTCAGCGTGTTCTGGCTGCCGCTGTCGAAATCTCTCGGCATCAGCGCCTCGACGGCCTGCCCGGATCTGACACTGGCTTCGGCCCTGTTCACCACCAGCTGCGATTGGCGCGTCGCCGATCTTGGCTGGATCTACACGCTGTTCTTCGTGCTCCTCGGCTGCTCGGCAGCGATCTGGGGCGGCTGGCTTGAGCGCGTCGGTCCGCGCAAGGCCGGTTTCGTTTCCGCCTGCTGCTGGTGCGGCGGCATTCTCGTCGCCGCCGTCGGCGTCATGACCCATCAGCTCTGGCTGATGTGGCTCGGTGCCGGTGTGATCGGCGGTATCGGCCTCGGTCTAGGCTATATCTCGCCGGTCTCGACGCTGATCAAGTGGTTCCCGGACCGCCGCGGCATGGCAACCGGCATGGCGATCATGGGCTTCGGCGGTGGCGCGATGATCGGCGCTCCGCTCGCAAACCTGCTGATGAACACCTTCAAGACCGACACGTCGGTTGGCGTCTGGCAGACTTTCGTGGTCATGGCCGTCATCTACTTCGTCTTCATGATGGGCGGTGCCTTCGGCTACCGCATCCCGCCGGCCGGCTGGCGTCCGGAAGGCTGGACGGCGCCTGCCGCCAAGAGCAGCATGATCACCACCAAGCATGTGCATCTGCGCGATGCGCACAAGACCAAGCAGTTCTGGCTGATCTGGGCGGTGCTCTGCCTCAACGTTTCCGCCGGTATCGGCGTTCTCGGCATGGCGTCGCCGATGCTGCAGGAAATCTTCGCCGGTTCGCTGATCGGCCTGCCGGATGTCGGCTTTGCGCAGCTCGATGCAGGGCAGAAGGCATCGATCGCAACGATTGCAGCGGGCTTCGCCGGTCTGTTGTCGCTCTTCAATATCGGCGGGCGATTCTTCTGGGCGTCGCTCTCCGACAAGATCGGCCGCAAGAACACCTATTTCACGTTCTTCATCCTCGGCATCGTTCTCTATGCGGCGGCACCGACGCTTGCCGACATGGGCAACAAGGCGCTCTTCGTTCTCGCCTTCGGCATCATCCTGTCGATGTATGGCGGTGGCTTTGCAACGATCCCGGCCTATCTCGCCGATATCTTCGGCACGCAGTTCGTTGGCGCCATCCATGGCCGTCTGCTGACGGCATGGGCGACCGCCGGTATCGTCGGCCCCGTCGTCGTCAACTATATCCGCGAGGCGCAGATCTCGGCCGGAGTCGCACCCGGACCGGCGCTCTATACCGGCACGATGTATATCCTCGCCGGCATGCTGGCGCTTGGATTGATCGCCAACCTCTTCGTGCGGCCGCTTGCCGACAAGTGGTTCATGTCGGACGCAGAAGTGGCATCGCTGCAGGCGAAATCGGCGGCCGCAAGCGCCGGGCCGAGCGGCTCGTTCGGCATCGGCCGGGGTGGCTTCGACGCCAAGGCGGCTCTTGCCTGGGCCGTCGTCGGCATTCCGTTGCTGTGGGGTGTCTGGGTGACGCTGAAGGCGACGCTTGCACTGTTCGGCTGATCGGAACTGATGATTTGAGAGAGGGGCATGCGCTTTGCGCGTGCCCTTCTTCGCATAAAAAAGGCGCCTCCGGGGCGAGGCGCGAAAATTCTGGAGTTGAGCTGTTGTCCAGGAATACCCGGCGCCGAGGCGCCGGGTACTGCCGGGGAGGCGGTCACCGCATTGCGATGACCATGCGGCAGAGCTTGACGAGGCTCGCCTCGTAGCCGCCGGAGCCGAGGATGTCGCGGCAGCGCAGCTTGACCTTGGCCTTTTCTGCAGCCGACATGTCATTGTAGGAGTAGGTCGGGCCGTTGGGGCCGCGCGGACCGTTCGGACCATCTGGGTCGTTCGGACCGCCGGGGCCGTCCGGATCGTTCGGGTCGATGCCCGGCAGGCCGAGAGCGATATCGACGAGCGTGTTGCCACCGAGACCAGCCTTGGCCTTGGCGCTGACGAGGCCCGGACCGCCGACCGTGGCGTTCACATCCGCATTGAGCCCCTTCGTGCCGCCGACGCTGGCCGTGGTGCCGACGCCGAGGCCCTTGGTTGCGCCGCCGAGCGTCGTCTTGCTGTTGATGCCGTTGGTGCCGCCGACCGATGCGTTGACGCCGAGGCCGCCCTTGGAGGTGCCGCCGACGCTGGCGTTGACGCCGCTGGAGCCGCCGATCGAGGCGCTGAGCCCGCGGCCGCCATTGTTGCCGACGCTGACGCCGTTGCTGCCGCCAATGCTGAGGCCGCCGCCACCGCTGCTGCTGGTCTTGGAGCCGCCGCCAAGGGCGCTCCCCAGGCCGCCGAGCAGGCCTTCAGCAGAAGCCTGTGCCGGAATGATGAGCGATGCACAGCTGATTGCGACTATGGCGATCGCCGATTTGTGATACTGCATTTCCAACCTCCAAAACGATTCTGCCAGGACCCCATGCCCAGGCTTGGAAATCAAAATTGGAAGCGCGCGCTTTCCGTCTCGGGATGTCAGCAACCAAGAGTGGCTGTCTGGTCTCCCGTTGATACAATATAAGAATATACGTAAGTTCTAATGTTGTGTAGCTGTTTCGCGCTAAAGTTGGTTTTGCTTATTTGTACAGCTAAAGAGATCTAAACGAAAAAGATCGCAGTCTGTATAGATCATTTTCCATTGCGCAATAATTAGAAAGCTCTGGAATTTATAGCGATTGTTTTTATTAGGATTTCCGGAAATTGGCTGCGGGCAAGCATTGTTCGCATTGTCGTATTGCAAAATCGCGCTTGTGCCGCTCCGAATTGGATTTTGTCAATCGTAATATTCTAATTCAATCAAGGATTACGCACCTGGTGACTGTTGATCGGCACGTTTTGCTTGCAATTATGGAATGAAAAAGGCCCCGCAGAGCGGGGCCGGAGTAACAGTCGTGCTTGCCTGGAGCTTAGAATTCTTCCCAGCTATCGGCCGCCGGAGCGGCTGCGCCATGCGCCTTGGCAACGCGGGCGACCAGATGCAAAGCCGGGGAATTGTGCATCTGCCGTGTGGCGGTGCGCTGTTGCATTTCATTGCCGAGACGGAACTGGCTGAGAAGCGATCTCAGGATCTCGGCTTCGGCCGCAAGCTTATGGCTTGCCGCCGTGCTCTCCTCGACCATGGCTGCGTTCTGCTGCGTCGCCTGGTCCATGGTGTTGATGGCCTGGTTGATTTCCTTCAGACCCGTTGCCTGTTCGCGTGAGCCTTCGACGATCGCGGAGACGTTGGTGTTGATCGCGGCGACCTGCCCGAGAATTTCCTCGAGCGCCTCGCCGGTGCGGCCGACGAGGCTGACGCCGTTCTTCACCAGCTCGCTCGACTGGTTGATCAGGGCCTTGATCTCCTTTGCAGCACTCGCGGAGCGCTGCGCCAGTTCGCGGACTTCCTGTGCAACGACCGCGAACCCCTTGCCGGCCTCGCCGGCGCGGGCGGCTTCGACACCGGCATTCAGTGCCAGAAGATTGGTCTGGAAGGCGATGTCGTCGATAACGCCGATGATGTTGGTGATCTCGCGCGAGGACTGTTCGATCTGGCCCATGGCGGCGACCGCGTTGCGCACGACGACGCCGGACTGTTCGGCGCCCTGCTTGGTCTTGGCGACGAGAGAGCCTGCCTCGGCGGCGCGGTGGCTGGAGTCGTTCACGGTCGTCGTGATCTCTTCCAGGGCCGCTGCCGTTTGTTCGACCGAGGCGGCCTGCTGCTCGGTGCGCTTGGAGAAGGAGTCCGCCGCGCCGCCGATCTCCTGCGAGCCTGCCGCGATCGCCACGGTATTCTCGCCGATCGTCGTCAAGGTATCGCGCAGCTTTTCGATAGCGGCGTTGAAATCGTGACGCAATTGCTCCATCGACGGCACGAAGGCGGTGTCGACGGTTTGTGTGAGATCGCCCTCCGAGAGCAGCTTCAGCGCGGCGCCGAGGCGGCTGATGGCGCTCATGCGTTCGGTGACATCGGTGGCGAATTTCACCACCTTATAGACGCGGCCATCGGCATCGATGATCGGGTTATAGGCGGCCTGGATCCAGATCTCCTTGCCGCCCTTGCCGTAGCGGACGAATTCATTGGCGATGAACTCGCCGCCCGCGAGACGGCGCCAGAAATTGGCGTATTCCTCGGTGCGCGCATAGGCCGGATCGCAGAACATACTGTGATGCTTGCCGGTGATTTCGGAGAGGCTATAGCCGAGGCCTTTGCAGAAATTCTCGTTGGCCGTCAGGATCTCACCGTTCGGCTTGAACTCGATAACGGCCTGCGAACGCGAGATGGCATTCAGCTTGCCGGCGTCGTCGATCGACTGGCGCTTGGTCTCGGTGATGTCGGAGGCGAACTTGACGACCTTGTAGGGCTTGCCGTTCTTGAAGACGGGATTGTAGGTCGCCTGGATCCAGATCTCGCGGCCGCCCTTTGCGAGGCGCTTGTAGGCGCCGCTGTCATACTCGCCGCGGCCGAGCCGCGCCCAGAATTCGCGATACTCGGCGGTTGCCGCGTAAGCGGGGTCGCAGAACATGCTGTGGTGCTTGCCGGTGATCTCATCCAGACCGTAGCCAATGGCCCGGCAGAAGTTGTCGTTGGCCTTGAGGACATTGCCCTTCAGGTCGAATTCGATGACGGCTTGCGATTTCGAAATGGCATCAAGAATGTATTTTGCATCGGAAGATAAACCAAGCATCCCCGTTCCCCATTTGTGGCCGGCGCGCCCTGCGCCACGGCAGAAAATGCCCAAATGCAATCTATGGATTTTGACGGAGGCTATTCTCGCTAAACGGGATAACTTCAACTATCGGAAAACATAGGCTGCTTTTGTCGCAACCAATGATGCTAACGGGAAGGTTAATTTAGCGTATAAAAGAGATTGCTAATAAGGTTTGTTTTGGCCACAAGTTTTCATCGGTGATTTTTGCTGGGCATGAAGCTCTACCAGGCACGAAAAAGGCCGCCTCAGAGGGCGGCCTTTTTATTTGAGCTTCGTTGTGGCGCTCAGTGATCAGGCGGCCAGCTCTTCGGCTTCGTTTTCCTTGAACATCTTGGCGAGGTTCAGGAAGCAGATCATGCCGTTTTCCGAAGCGATGATGCCTTCGCAATAAGCGCGGTCGAAGGAGGCGGTCACTTCCGGCACCGGCTGGACCTGGCTGGACGAGATCGTCAGGATGTCGGAGACGCGGTCGACCAGCATGCCGATGACCATGCTGTGAACTTCAGCAACGACGATTGCGCTGCGTTCGTTGGCGACGGTGCTCTTCATGCCGAGCTTGTAGGCGAGGTCGATGATCGGGATGACCGAGCCGCGCAGGTTCATGACGCCGATGACATCGGTCGGAGCATGCGGGATCGGCGTCGAAGGGGCCCAGCCACGGATTTCGCGGATGGTCGTCGTCTTCACGCAGAATTCCTGATCGTGCAGCCGGAAGGCAATGATCTCGAGCGTGTCGCCACTGAAACTATTGGAATTAATGGTGCTCATTAGAAATCTTCCCAGTTCTCGTAAGCCAGAGCGGCTGCGCCGCCATTGGCGCGGACAGTACTTACCCGTTGACCACGCGGCGTTCCGTAGGCGGCTGGCGCGTTTGTGGCTTTGTTGTTGAGCTTAGCCAAAGAGTGTTGCGCAAATCTAAACTGTGACAGCAGAACTCTGAGGTTTTCGGCCTCTTTGGAGAGCTTGCCGCTCGCCGCAGTGGTCTCCTCGACCATCGACGCATTATCCTGCGTCACCTGATCCATGGCGTTGACCGCCTTGTTGATCTCGTTCAGCCCGGTCGACTGTTCG encodes the following:
- a CDS encoding metalloregulator ArsR/SmtB family transcription factor; this encodes MRLPTTAPGTAGQELQKLAEKAHEASSLLKAMAHQTRLLILCILAEQEKTVSEIEELLGVQQAMVSQQLARLRMEGLVNTRREGRLVYYSLGNDSVASFLDSLFAMFPAPAAR
- a CDS encoding LysR family transcriptional regulator, which gives rise to MIDKLEFFIALANEKHFGRAAEECGVSQPTLSAAIRQLEDQLGVMLVQRGSRFQGLTPEGQRVLEWARRIVGDTRTMREEMRTARKGLSGHLRIASIPTALAMLPRITTPFQERHPDVTFSIVSRNSLQVLSMLENLEIDAGVTYLENEPLGRVTAVPLYAERYNLITAAGSPLSDRETVTWREVGNLRLCLLTADMQNRRIINRHLAEAGATAHPTLESGSMIVLFSHVRTGRWASIMPRNVAESFGFPAEIRMIPIVEPEADHLVGLVATHREPFTPLVSALLHEARILAESEDL
- a CDS encoding formate dehydrogenase subunit gamma, with product MNAHVANGDIAERTRAIVSHLRSLEGPLLPILHEVQDEFGYVPQEALPVIAHELNLSRAEVHGVVTFYHDYRDHPAGRHVLKLCRAEACQSMGGDAVAERVKKLLGIDFHQTTLDGSVTLEPVYCLGLCACAPAAMLDGELYGRIDDETIAEFAAEVRR
- a CDS encoding NADH-quinone oxidoreductase subunit NuoF, whose product is MTVKIFVPRDAAALSLGADKVAKAIASEVAARGLDVKLVRNGSRGMLWLEPLVEVEVDGRRIGYGPVKAKDVAGLFEAGLVSGGDHALCLGEVESLPFLKEQTRLTFARCGITDPLSLEDYEAHGGLAGLRRAAAMASADIVKEVTDSGLRGRGGAGFPTGIKWKTVLDAQGPRKYIVCNADEGDSGTFADRMIMEGDPFVLIEGMAIAGLATGATKGFVYTRSEYPHAIAAMTAAVEIARKAGVLGPSVMGSGKAFDIEVRMGAGAYVCGEETALLNSLEGKRGIVRAKPPLPAHKGLFASPTVINNVISLASVPVILDKGAAFYRDFGMGRSRGTIPLQIAGNVKHGGLYETAFGLSLGDIVDKIGGGTATGRPVKAVQVGGPLGAYFPRALFDTPFDYEAFAAKDGLIGHAGIVVFDDTADMLKQARFAMEFCAVESCGKCTPCRIGSTRGVETADKIAQGIEPEKNRALLTDLCNTMKFGSLCALGGFTPYPVMSAMTHFPDDFAPTPLIEAAE
- the fdhF gene encoding formate dehydrogenase subunit alpha, whose translation is MSLVYEIDYGTPASKSEAMVTLTIDGREITVPEGTSIMRASMEAGIQVPKLCATDMVDAFGSCRLCLVEIEGRNGTPASCTTPVAAGLVVHTQTGRLKDIRRGVMELYISDHPLDCLTCAANGDCELQDMAGAVGLRDVRYGYEGDNHVKARSNGEINLKWMPKDESNPYFTYDPSKCIVCSRCVRACEEVQGTFALTIEGRGFGSRVSPGMHEHFLDSECVSCGACVQACPTATLTEKSVIAIGQPEHSAVTTCAYCGVGCSFKAEMRGEELVRMVPWKDGQANRGHSCVKGRFAYGYSTHKDRILNPMIREKVTDPWREVTWDEAYAHVASEFKRIQYQYGREAVGGITSSRCTNEETFLVQKLIRAGFGNNNVDTCARVCHSPTGYGLGQAFGTSAGTQNFDSVEHSDVVVVIGANPTDGHPVFGSRLKKRLRQGAKLIVIDPRRIDLVRTPHVEAAYHLPLKPGTNVAVMTALAHVIVTEGLFNEKFIRERCDWSEFEDWAAFVSEPQHSPEETEKFTGVPAADLRGAARLYALGGNGAIYYGLGVTEHSQGSTTVMAIANLAMVTGNIGREGVGVNPLRGQNNVQGSCDMGSFPHELPGYRHISDDATRDVFEKLWGVKLNNEPGLRIPNMLDAAVDGTFKGLYIQGEDILQSDPDTKHVAAGLAAMECVVVQDLFLNETANYAHVFLPGSTFLEKDGTFTNAERRINRVRRVMTPKNGYADWEVTQKLAQAMGLNWNYKHPSEIMDEIAATTPSFAMVSYDYLEKMGSVQWPCNEKHPEGSPIMHVDGFVRGKGKFIRTEYVATDERTGPRFPLLLTTGRILSQYNVGAQTRRTDNVAWHPEDRLEIHPHDAEQRGIRDGDWIKLQSRSGDTTLRSLITERVAPGVVYTTFHHPTTQANVITTDFSDWATNCPEYKVTAVQVSPSNGPTEWQLEYDEQARQSRRISGKMEAAE